In Vicia villosa cultivar HV-30 ecotype Madison, WI unplaced genomic scaffold, Vvil1.0 ctg.000025F_1_1, whole genome shotgun sequence, one genomic interval encodes:
- the LOC131622207 gene encoding probable auxin efflux carrier component 1b, which translates to MISALDLYHVLTAVVPLYVAMILAYGSVKWWKIFTPDQCSGINRFVALFAVPLLSFHFISTNNPYAMNYKFIAADSLQKLIILTILFIWSRVSSRGSLEWSITLFSLSTLPNTLVMGIPLLKGMYGDDSGTLMVQIVVLQCIIWYTLMLFLFEYRGARILIGEQFPDTAGSIISFKVDSDVLSLDGKEPLQTEAEVGEDGKLHVKVRKSTSSRSEIFSRRSHGVNSGVSLTPRPSNLTNAEIYSLQSSRNPTPRGSSFNHTDFYSMVNGRNVSPRQSNFGSLGFDEESGGGRVNGGANNVNGGNGYPTPHSAGIFSPVANKKKGHGGGGDGGKDLHMFVWSSSASPVSEGGIHVFRGAGEYGNEHLNGVAHQKDYEEFGHDEFSFGNRTVANGVDKDGPVLSKLGSSSTTELHPKDGSQVDSKPTNMPPTSVMTRLILIMVWRKLIRNPNTYSSLIGLIWSLVCFKWNVVMPAIVAKSIAILSDAGLGMAMFSLGLFMALQPRIIACGNTVASFAMAVRFLTGPAVMAVSSIIVGLRGVLLHIAIVQAALPQGIVPFVFAKEYNVHPDILSTGVIFGMLIALPITLVYYILLGL; encoded by the exons ATGATAAGTGCTTTAGACTTATACCATGTCCTCACAGCTGTAGTACCACTCTATGTAGCCATGATCCTCGCCTACGGTTCAGTAAAATGGTGGAAAATCTTCACACCAGACCAATGTTCAGGAATAAACCGTTTTGTAGCACTTTTCGCAGTTCCACTTCTCTCATTCCATTTCATCTCCACTAACAATCCTTACGCCATGAACTACAAATTCATAGCAGCTGATTCACTTCAGAAACTCATCATCTTAACCATCCTATTCATCTGGTCAAGAGTTAGCTCGAGAGGGTCGTTAGAATGGTCCATAACACTCTTTTCACTGTCAACTCTTCCTAACACTCTTGTCATGGGGATTCCTTTGTTGAAAGGAATGTATGGTGATGATTCTGGCACCCTCATGGTTCAAATCGTTGTTCTTCAATGTATCATTTGGTATACATTGATGTTGTTTCTGTTTGAGTATAGGGGTGCTAGGATTCTCATTGGTGAACAGTTTCCTGATACAGCTGGGTCTATTATCTCCTTCAAAGTTGATTCTGATGTTCTTTCTTTGGATGGGAAAGAGCCTCTTCAGACTGAAGCTGAAGTTGGTGAAGATGGTAAACTTCATGTTAAAGTAAGAAAATCAACAAGTTCAAGGAGTGAGATTTTCTCTAGGCGTTCTCATGGTGTTAACTCTGGTGTTTCTTTGACACCAAGACCTTCTAATCTAACAAATGCTGAGATTTACTCTCTTCAATCTTCTAGAAATCCTACACCAAGAGGGTCTAGTTTTAACCATACTGATTTTTACTCAATGGTGAATGGGAGAAACGTGAGTCCCAGGCAATCTAACTTTGGAAGTTTGGGTTTTGATGAGGAAAGTGGTGGTGGTAGAGTCAATGGTGGTGCTAATAATGTGAATGGTGGAAATGGGTACCCTACTCCTCATAGTGCTGGAATTTTTTCACCTGTGGCTAATAAGAAAAAGGGTcatggtggtggtggtgatggtgGAAAAGATCTTCATATGTTTGTTTGGAGTTCAAGTGCTTCACCTGTTTCTGAAGGTGGGATTCATGTCTTTAGAGGTGCTGGAGAGTATGGGAATGAACATCTTAATGGGGTAGCTCACCAAAAAG ATTATGAAGAATTTGGTCATGATGAGTTTAGCTTCGGAAACAGAACTGTTGCTAATGGTGTGGACAAAGATGGACCAGTGTTATCCAAGCTTGGTTCAAGCTCAACTACTGAGCTTCATCCTAAAGATGGATCTCAAGTTGATTCTAAGCCTACTAACATGCCTCCTACAAGTGTTATGACAAGACTCATCTTGATTATGGTGTGGAGAAAATTGATTCGGAATCCTAATACTTATTCAAGCTTAATTGGTCTCATTTGGTCTTTGGTCTGTTTCAA gtggAATGTTGTTATGCCTGCTATTGTTGCTAAATCAATAGCAATTTTATCTGATGCTGGTCTTGGAATGGCTATGTTTAGTCTTG GTTTGTTCATGGCGTTGCAGCCACGGATTATTGCGTGTGGAAACACGGTTGCTTCTTTCGCAATGGCGGTTCGTTTCCTTACCGGCCCGGCTGTCATGGCAGTTTCTTCCATTATTGTAGGTCTCAGGGGAGTACTGTTACACATTGCAATTGTACAG GCTGCTCTTCCCCAAGGAATTGTCCCTTTTGTGTTTGCCAAGGAATACAATGTTCATCCTGACATTCTTAGCACTGG GGTTATATTTGGAATGCTAATTGCTCTTCCAATTACACTAGTTTACTACATTTTGTTGGGACTTTGA